One Vigna unguiculata cultivar IT97K-499-35 chromosome 11, ASM411807v1, whole genome shotgun sequence DNA window includes the following coding sequences:
- the LOC114170093 gene encoding CASP-like protein 1C1 gives MAKTRWLCHLLLRFLAFAATLSAVIMMATSHDRATIFTVSFEAKYTNSPAFKYFVIAYSVITVYGFFVLFLPAKSLLWQLVVALDLVFTMLLVSSLSAAIAIAQVGKKGNSYAGWLPICDSVPKYCDEATRALIAGFIAMIIYIILLLHSIHTIIDPLLLRKS, from the exons ATGGCCAAGACTAGGTGGTTGTGCCATCTTCTGCTGAGGTTCTTGGCTTTTGCAGCAACACTTTCTGCAGTCATTATGATGGCTACCAGCCATGACAGAGCTACCATCTTCACAGTGTCCTTTGAAGCTAAATACACCAATTCCCCTGCCTTCAA GTACTTTGTGATTGCATACTCTGTTATCACTGTCTATGGATTTTTTGTCCTCTTTCTTCCTGCAAAAAGCTTGCTCTGGCAACTTGTGGTAGCCTTGGATTTG GTGTTCACCATGTTACTTGTCTCAAGCCTCTCTGCAGCTATTGCTATAGCTCAAGTGGGAAAGAAAGGAAACAGTTATGCAGGTTGGCTACCAATATGTGATTCGGTTCCGAAATACTGTGATGAAGCAACAAGAGCGTTAATAGCTGGTTTCATTGCAATGATTATATACATAATTCTTCTTTTGCATTCCATTCATACCATCATAGACCCTCTCCTCTTGAGAAAAAGTTGA